One Purpureocillium takamizusanense chromosome 1, complete sequence genomic window carries:
- a CDS encoding uncharacterized protein (COG:S~EggNog:ENOG50KOG1812), whose product MDNASCSADVRVEDPQFSKRLCGKLATNDLDYPKAVSIRAPMPQTTNYRRVDSRKVYCSWHKPSQTVWLNFGSEFIARRVSKGFSAGHFKVLNQEVRCKEPTGPSQPARGGRYARAGRLRYGRSGGNHLAWTVMLFDVPALARPGDITKDICDELAPRHVELGGPSYDVDLTTANTSIESLLLKAGPLERWESGIEGAGKRFKAKAWFVNDADARQAAMSLNNTTLPFNNGKLTVQLVHSARLKVPSRVYNVVEPGINRHEEAWAKQHLVYKAYPPIHGLRVLKLEGEASEDVAKAKATLEEMIDGEVLMKDGKAIWSPSFAVNGQTYEKMKQLEQKLGILIVRDKRRCRLRLLGPRPQCQQAQDALTELSKTDSSSTHVIELNAQQLSRAIKGGYQAIAAAIGRDKVSVDITPGRQRILVMGSERDFKVAQRMLQSGELASQVKQEGDSISDCAICWTEAENPVQTACKHVYCASCFENLCLDGVNSGPPVRCQRHAGDAGTCGEVVSLTELQAHLPSAALEDILEAAFLTHLRHNLNQLKNCPTPDCGQIYRAAKASEHQDSAAGTDESLLFKCPSCVKAVCTACNASHDGQTCAEYHYLASDDYKALKALKAESGIKDCPKCGVMIQKSFGCNHMTCTACNAHICWVCLETFSSGPPVYAHMGQKHGGIGIGYYPGLA is encoded by the coding sequence ATGGATAATGCTTCGTGCAGTGCCGATGTGAGGGTTGAAGATCCTCAGTTCTCGAAACGCCTTTGTGGCAAATTAGCCACAAATGATCTCGATTATCCCAAAGCTGTGTCGATCAGGGCCCCGATGCCCCAGACGACCAATTACCGACGTGTCGACTCGAGAAAGGTGTATTGCTCGTGGCACAAACCAAGCCAAACCGTGTGGTTGAACTTTGGTAGTGAATTCATTGCCAGACGCGTCAGCAAGGGATTCTCAGCTGGTCACTTCAAAGTTCTAAACCAAGAGGTTCGGTGCAAGGAGCCCACCGGTCCCTCCCAGCCTGCACGCGGCGGAAGATATGCACGCGCTGGGAGGCTTCGATACGGCAGAAGTGGTGGGAACCATTTGGCGTGGACTGTAATGCTTTTCGACGTTCCGGCACTGGCCCGGCCAGGGGATATCACAAAAGATATTTGCGACGAATTGGCCCCGCGCCACGTAGAGTTGGGCGGGCCGAGCTACGACGTCGATCTAACAACGGCAAATACGTCGATTGAGTCGTTGTTGCTCAAAGCTGGGCCGCTGGAGCGGTGGGAGAGTGGCATAGAAGGAGCCGGGAAGCGTTTCAAAGCTAAGGCTTGGTTTGTGAACGACGCCGATGCGAGGCAGGCCGCCATGTCACTCAACAATACGACGCTGCCATTCAACAATGGCAAGCTGACAGTGCAGCTCGTTCACTCGGCGAGGCTCAAGGTCCCCAGTCGCGTCTACAACGTCGTTGAACCAGGTATAAACAGGCATGAGGAAGCCTGGGCAAAGCAGCATCTGGTCTACAAAGCATATCCCCCTATCCACGGTCTTCGGGTCCTAAAACTCGAAGGTGAAGCCAGTGAGGATGTGGCTAAAGCCAAGGCCACACTGGAGGAGATGATTGATGGAGAGGTGCTGATGAAGGACGGGAAAGCCATATGGTCTCCGTCCTTTGCTGTCAACGGCCAGACTTATGAGAAGAtgaagcagctcgagcagaAACTTGGCATTCTCATTGTCCGCGACAAGCGCAGATGTCGGCTCCGACTCCTGGGTCCTCGGCCGCAGTGCCAACAGGCACAAGATGCGCTGACTGAGCTTTCCAAGACTGACTCATCTTCGACCCATGTGATTGAACTCAATGCGCAACAACTTTCCCGCGCCATCAAGGGTGGTTATcaagccatcgccgcggccattGGAAGAGACAAAGTCAGCGTGGACATCACTCCTGGCCGCCAACGTATTTTAGTGATGGGATCCGAACGCGATTTTAAAGTTGCGCAGCGAATGCTCCAGAGCGGGGAACTGGCATCCCAGGTGAAGCAAGAGGGCGATTCGATCAGCGACTGCGCCATCTGCTGGACGGAAGCCGAGAACCCGGTACAGACGGCCTGCAAGCATGTCTACTGCGCCAGCTGCTTCGAGAACCTctgccttgacggcgtcaaCTCCGGTCCGCCTGTCCGGTGCCAACGCCatgctggcgatgctggcACGTGCGGCGAGGTGGTTTCGCTGACCGAGCTTCAGGCGCACCTCCCATCCGCGGCCTTGGAAGATATACTGGAGGCTGCTTTCTTAACTCACCTCAGACACAATCTCAACCAGCTGAAGAACTGCCCCACTCCCGATTGCGGGCAAATCTATCGCGCGGCGAAGGCATCGGAACACCAAGACAGCGCAGCTGGCACGGATGAGAGCCTCTTATTCAAATGCCCCTCCTGTGTCAAGGCCGTATGCACGGCATGCAACGCCTCACATGACGGTCAGACCTGTGCCGAATACCACTACCTCGCATCCGACGATTACAAGGCACTGAAAGCTCTCAAGGCGGAATCCGGCATCAAAGACTGTCCAAAATGCGGGGTCATGATACAAAAGTCTTTCGGATGCAATCATATGACTTGTACCGCTTGTAATGCCCATATTTGCTGGGTGTGCTTGGAGACGTTCTCTTCGGGACCTCCCGTGTACGCTCATATGGGGCAGAAGCATGGCGGAATCGGCATCGGCTACTATCCAGGATTGGCTTAG
- a CDS encoding uncharacterized protein (EggNog:ENOG503PBXW~TransMembrane:1 (o15-38i)~COG:Q), whose protein sequence is MDHVLNPWLVANDGYSVLGICALLLVFAAAYLVSLAVYRIWFHPLSVFPGPPLLAAFYAPYVYHNYLRGTWTVQTVGKLHRRYGNVVRIGPNHLAVDGAVAWPQVYGHRRQGQQEFAKLAGVSVGENHSITDAPLELHRRLRRHLGEAFRDSATAAHEPRFALHADLLLRRLEERADRAEVVNIVDWLTFDAFDTFGDFALSEAFGCLDKADYHPWVLEIGQGIRGMSTRRAYQCYPVLGLIADSFSVKRQAQHLWDFRKSVRAVAAELTEQKKDAIDGKQDLLTHMMQKRHGVDAMSMPEIMENIPIFVLAGSETNANSLCGFFFHVLQHPNVYETLTREIRTAFKAEEDISFRSVPRLEYMQAAINEALRIYPPGAELPARTSPGTCIEGKYVPEGARISVHQYSTFRNPEHFVDPESFIPERWLSKEHPLYDARFRDENKAVFKPFSAGPRDCMGKALAMHHLRYTIARILYRLDMTPCPGQEGWQEDQTVRLSWVKGPLYVRLRRCAA, encoded by the exons ATGGACCACGTTCTCAACCCTTGGCTTGTAGCCAACGACGGATACAGTGTCCTAGGAATATGTGCTCTCTTGCTTGTGTTT GCCGCGGCATATctcgtctccctcgccgTATACCGCATCTGGTTCCATCCCCTCTCCGTGTTTccgggcccgccgctgctcgccgcgtTCTACGCCCCATACGTCTACCATAACTATCTCAGGGGGACCTGGACCGTGCAAACGGTCGGCAAGCTCCACCGCAGGTACGGCAACGTCGTGCGCATCGGGCCCAACCACCtggctgtcgacggcgccgtggcctggCCCCAGGTGTACGGGCACCGCAGGCAAGGGCAGCAGGAGTTCGCCAAGCTCGCTGGCGTCAGCGTGGGGGAGAACCACAGCATCACCGACGCCCCTCTGGAGCTCCATCGCCGACTGAGAAGGCATCTCGGCGAGGCCTTCCGCgactcggccacggcggcgcacgagcCGAGATTCGCGCTGCATGCAGACCTGCTGCTCCGTCGCCTCGAAGAGCGAGCCGACAGAGCCGAGGTAGTGAACATCGTCGACTGGCTCACGTTTGATGCGTTCGATACCTTTGGCGACTTCGCCCTCTCCGAGGCCTTTGGCTGTCTCGACAAGGCCGACTACCACCCCTGGGTGCTCGAGATTGGACAAGGGATTCGGGGCATGTCGACACGCCGGGCATATCAGTGCTACCCGGTCTTGGGGCTCATTGCGGACTCGTTTAGCGTCAAGAGGCAGGCGCAGCATCTTTGGGACTTTCGAAAGAGCGTTCGGGCCGTGGCGGCTGAGCTCACGGAGCAGAAAAAGGATGCCATCGACGGAAAGCAGGATTTGTTGACGCACATGATGCAAAAGcgacacggcgtcgacgcaaTGTCTATGCCCGAGATTATGGAAAACATCCCcatcttcgtcctcgccggaAGCGAGACAAATGCCAATTCGCTTtgcggcttcttcttccacgtCCTCCAGCACCCCAACGTATACGAGACGCTGACCCGCGAGATCCGAACGGCGTTTAAAGCCGAGGAGGACATCTCGTTTCGTTCCGTCCCCAGGCTGGAGTACATGcaggccgccatcaacgaggCTCTGAGAATTTACCCGCCGGGCGCCGAGCTGCCGGCTAGAACATCGCCCGGAACTTGCATCGAGGGCAAATATGTTCCCGAAGGA GCTCGCATTTCGGTGCATCAGTATTCGACCTTTCGCAACCCAGAGCACTTTGTTGACCCCGAGTCTTTCATACCCGAACGATGGCTGTCGAAGGAGCATCCCCTTTACGACGCGCGCTTTCGCGATGAAAACAAGGCCGTCTTCAAGCCGTTCAGCGCCGGACCCCGCGACTGCATGGGTAAGGCTCTGGCGATGCACCATTTGCGCTACACCATCGCTCGGATTCTGTATCGGTTAGACATGACCCCCTGTCCGGGGCAGGAGGGCTGGCAAGAGGACCAGACTGTCCGCTTATCTTGGGTCAAGGGGCCGCTATATGTCCGACTTCGGAGGTGTGCCGCCTAG
- the ain1 gene encoding alpha-actinin (COG:Z~EggNog:ENOG503NVZA), translating to MAASTAPPPIPALAPGTVIRAQRGASPPPGNLESGERSPQFCLLASGSSSPPGPQCLCSGCRASGIRASSTIHGAIINTTTTTCDGDNDDDGVAPPYSFSHSNPRHSYTSDCSSSTTRTHQSRPSRSPTQSSVSTSATSVVDSDGPGDHHHQQAAPPSRRRQAVPTNRSRRDKELLHAARQQRSGINRPPPLGPDKTKDAARAPWLRHRGSSGSANAAHRTTSNTSNPLDDARAALEPPHDQILTRMTFTEQQRWITVQQKTFTKWLNTKLDARDLEVKDLVSDLSDGVMLIHLLECLSNESLGRYASKPKLRVQKFENANLALDFIKSRGIQMTNIGAEDVVDGNRKIVLGLIWTLILRFTISDINEEGMSAKEGLLLWCQRKTACYDEVEVRDFSASWNDGLAFCALLDIHRPDLIDFDALDKSDHRGNMQLAFDIAHEEIGIPKLLDVEDVCDVPKPDERSLMTYIAYWFHAFSQMEKVENAGRRVEKFVNNMQGAWEMQSAYERRMRQLLKTLSNQVEQWQGAKFEGTYADAKAQAAEFAEYKRGLKREWVAEKSDLATLLGNIKTKLGTYRLRPYEPPAELRLEVLERDWATLAKAEMTRAQLINETIRDIKNALRKSFADKVNDFAMALNTMQLAISGLDGDVEDQLHHVRKLSDNLAPLDRYLETIAAVDAKCTEANIEENDFTTYTYDELSYELGLVKSSVQKKLSFLENQMVARNMTNLTPIQLEEFESVFRHFDRDDTNSLQELEFSAALASLGLVFSEDEMHDYFVETSNGRDYVTFEQFIRFMVDVTEDQNTAEQVFQSFREVADGKPYVTEMDLRHSLVPDEVIDQLVEMMPPHKGPDMSGDRGQPQYDYISFMEKLINEERAAAATGAATDVPSGVLQDRTNVGEASPRRDTKTNGMGR from the exons ATGGCCGCTAGCACCGCGCCTCCGCCAATACCGGCACTCGCCCCAGGCACCGTCATCCGCGCCCAGCGGGgcgcgtcaccgccgcccggcaACCTGGAATCTGGCGAGCGATCCCCCCAATTTTGTTTActcgcctcgggctccagctcgccgccggggccccAATGCCTGTGCTCCGGCtgccgcgccagcggcatccGTGCTAGCAGCACCATACATGGTGCTATTATCAacaccactaccaccacgtgcgacggcgacaacgacgacgacggcgtcgctcCTCCCTACTCGTTCTCACATAGCAACCCCAGACACTCGTACACCTCCGactgcagctcctcgacgacgcgcacgCATCAATCCAGGCCGTCCCGCTCGCCCACACAGTCGAGCGTCTCCACGTCTGCcaccagcgtcgtcgactcaGACGGGCCAGgagaccaccaccaccagcaggccGCACCCccaagccgtcgtcggcaggccGTCCCCACCAACCGCAGCAGGCGAGACAAAGAGCTGCTGCATGcagcgcgccagcagcggtcAGGAATCaacaggccgccgccgttgggccCCGACAAGACAAAGGACGCGGCGAGAGCGCCCTGGCTGCGTCACAGAGGCTCCAGTGGGAGCGCCAACGCTGCCCATCGCACAaccagcaacaccagcaaccccctcgacgacgcccgagcagccctcgagccgccgcatGACCAGATTCTCACGAGGATGACGTTTACCGAACAGCAGCGCTGGATCACCGTCCAGCAAAAGACGTTCACAAAATG GTTGAATACCAAGCTTGATGCCCGGGATCTCGAGGTCAAGGACTTGGTCAGCGACCTCAGCGATGGT GTGATGCTCATCCATCTGCTCGAATGCCTCTCCAACGAGTCCCTCGGCCGCTACGCCTCGAAACCGAAGTTGCGCGTGCAAAAGTTCGAAAATGCCAACCTGGCCCTGGACTTTATCAAGTCCCGCGGTATTCAAATGACGAATATCGGTGCCgaagatgtcgtcgacggcaatCGCAAGATCGTCCTCGGCCTAATATGGACGCTGATCCTGCGCTTCACCATCAGCGACATCAACGAAGAGGGCATGTCAGCCAAGGAAGGCCTGCTGCTTTGGTGTCAGCGAAAGACAGCATGCtacgacgaggtcgaagtGCGAGACTTCAGCGCCAGCTGGAACGACGGGCTGGCGTTTTGTGCCCTGCTCGACATCCACAGACCCGACCTCATCGACTTTGACGCCCTGGACAAGTCGGACCACCGCGGCAACATGCAGCTCGCCTTTGACATTGCCCACGAAGAGATCGGCATCCCCAAACTGCTCGACGTTGAAGATGTGTGCGATGTTCCCAAACCTGACGAGCGAAGTCTCATGACCTATATAGCGTACTGGTTCCATGCCTTCTCTCAGATGGAAAAGGTCGAAAACGCCGGTCGCCGCGTCGAAAAGTTCGTCAACAACATGCAAGGCGCCTGGGAGATGCAGAGTGCCTACGAGCGGCGCATGCGTCAGCTCCTCAAGACGCTCAGCAACCAGGTCGAACAGTGGCAAGGAGCCAAGTTTGAAGGCACGTATGCTGACGCCAAGGCGCAGGCTGCTGAGTTCGCCGAGTACAAGCGCGGGCTCAAGCGAGAGTGGGTGGCGGAAAAGAGCGACCTTGCCACGTTGCTGGGCAATATCAAGACCAAGCTGGGGACATACCGGCTTCGCCCGTatgagccgcccgccgagctgcggctgGAGGTGCTGGAGCGGGACTGGGCgacgctggccaaggccgagatgACCCGGGCACAGCTGATAAACGAGACAATTCGAGA CATCAAGAACGCCCTGCGGAAGTCTTTTGCGGACAAGGTCAACGACTTCGCCATGGCCCTCAACACGATGCAGCTGGCCATCTCCgggctggacggcgacgtcgaggatcAGTTGCATCACGTCAGGAAGCTAAGCGACAACCTCGCCCCGCTAGACCGGTACCTGGAGACCATCGCGGCCGTTGACGCCAAGTGCACCGAGGCCAACATCGAGGAGAACGACTTCACGACGTATACGTACGATGAGCTGTCGTACGAGCTGGGGCTTGTCAAGTCGTCGGTGCAGAAAAAGCTGTCGTTCCTGGAGAACCAGATGGTGGCACGCAACATGACGAACCTGACGCCGATACAGCTCGAAGAATTTGAGAGCGTGTTCCGGCACTTTGACCGCGACGACACCAACTCGTTGCAGGAGCTAGAGTTCAGCGCCGCATTGGCGTCTCTGGGGTTGGTCTTCTCAGAGGACGAAATGCACGACTACTTTGTGGAGACGTCCAACGGGCGCGACTACGTCACGTTTGAGCAGTTCATCCGGTTCATGGTGGACGTGACGGAGGACCAGAATACGGCAGAGCAGGTGTTCCAGTCGTTCCGGGAGGTGGCCGATGGCAAACCGTACGTGACGGAGATGGATCTGCGGCACAGCCTGGTGCCGGATGAGGTGATTGACCAGCTAGTGgagatgatgccgccgcacAAGGGACCAGACATGTCGGGCGACCGTGGCCAGCCGCAGTACGACTACATCTCCTTCATGGAGAAGCTCATCAacgaggagcgggcggcagcggcgacgggggcaGCGACAGACGTGCCAAGCGGCGTGCTCCAAGACAGGACCAatgtcggcgaggcgagcccgcggcgggaTACAAAGACGAACGGCATGGGCCGATGA
- a CDS encoding uncharacterized protein (COG:J~EggNog:ENOG503P2YB~BUSCO:EOG09264I6B) — MNTTALRRPLGCLKAALRQTRQQRALQRCLATAAIPSETKEAITIRQRAEAEKVSRFQIWPQVPTVRSTFPDPMPALRQQAISTLDPTGARTRLFSREHADSAKVGDVLMVTTKTGEPFSGAFIQIRRRGADTAILLRGQMMRTSVEQWFKVYSPTVTGIDIIWRRPKRARRARLTYMRKPKHDMGSVDQLVNAWKKERYALRSKSKQAPGKKARK; from the exons ATGAATACCACAGCCCTTAGGCGGCCTCTCGGCTGCCTCAAGGCGGCACTACGACAAACAAGACAGCAGAGGGCGTTGCAAAGATGCCTGGCCACCGCTGCAATTCCTTCAGAGACCAAGGAGGCCATTACCATAAGACAAC GCGCCGAAGCGGAAAAGGTCAGCCGATTCCAGATATGGCCACAGGTCCCGACAGTCCGATCCACGTTCCCGGACCCAATGCCCGCCCTTCGCCAGCAGGCCATCTCGACGCTCGACCCGACAGGGGCGCGAACGCGGCTCTTCTCTCGCGAGCACGCGGACAGCGCCAAGGTGGGCGACGTGCTCATGGTCACGaccaagacgggcgagccTTTCTCGGGAGCCTTCATCCAGAtccggcggcgtggcgccgACACGGCGATCCTGCTGCGCGGGCAGATGATGCGGACGAGCGTGGAGCAGTGGTTCAAGGTCTACAGCCCTACAGTGACGGGCATCGACATCATTTGGCGACGGCCGAAgcgcgcgaggagggccCGGCTCACGTACATGCGCAAACCGAAGCACGACATGGGCAGCGTGGACCAGCTCGTCAATGCGTGGAAGAAGGAGAGGTACGCGCTGCGGAGCAAGTCAAAGCAGGCGCCGGGCAAGAAGGCAAGGAAATGA
- a CDS encoding uncharacterized protein (EggNog:ENOG503P4G6): MSNRTLTSALRSLGRRRGTVSALVPCQSRQFSASRAHGVRAVFGETDNSDLNEVLRTIQEKIILPAYLPNKQRKLVFDPKMRSYLQQNPVVIEVEGLEHKFSSIDRFKGIENSKVILAKALENMHTGEDWANLGTLLAGYKKAGIKLKPDHWGKVVRVAGSRGHIYVIIECAKQSDKTGLLLTNRETVVSVLAFVNGKIATNPGGVAEARQALRWAELVLDLLQRPEHMLQTVRPRDRLHFSRVVRGLVLFARSSAVKAEQDAGEAVEQDMALLREEVTLLESLWEGNAPQVLATLEDFAKLNPTPERSSGTRVPQALSGSSYVQVLAQNIKGIQTTRDLLGDEAKSLAPVQDALEEHLGEFVQTAPGRVKGWEDEYEKVVGKRPSWSSA; encoded by the exons ATGTCGAATCGAACGTTGACGTCGGCCCTCAGGtcgctgggccgccgccgcgggactGTATCAGCACTGGTGCCCTGCCAATCGAGGCAATTCAGCGCCTCGCGTGCCCACG GTGTCAGGGCCGTATTCGGCGAGACTGACAACAGCGACCTCAATGAAGTCCTTCGTACGATACAAGAGAAGATCATTCTCCCCGCATACCTCCCCAATAAGCAGCGCAAGCTGGTCTTCGACCCTAAGATGCGCTCCTACCTGCAGCAGAACCCGGTCGTCATCGAGGTCGAGGGTCTAGAGCACAAGTTCTCCTCCATCGACCGCTTCAAGGGCATCGAGAACTCCAAAGTGATCCTGGCCAAGGCTCTCGAAAATATGCACACGGGCGAAGACTGGGCGAACCTCGGCACTCTGCTGGCCGGGTACAAGAAGGCCGGCATCAAGCTCAAACCCGACCATTGGGGCAAGGTAGTGCGCGTCGCCGGCTCACGCGGTCACATTTACGTCATCATCGAGTGCGCCAAGCAGTCTGACAAGACcggcctgctgctgacgAACCGTGAGACCGTCGTGAGCGTGCTCGCCTTCGTCAACGGTAAGATCGCCACGAACCCCGGGGGTGTGGCCGAGGCTCGGCAGGCGCTGCGGTGGGCGGAATTGGTGCTGGATCTGCTTCAGCGGCCGGAGCACATGCTTCAGACAGTGCGGCCACGCGACAGGCTGCACTTTTCGCGCGTCGTTCGGGGCCTGGTTCTGTTCGCACGATCCtcggccgtcaaggccgagcaggATGCAGGAGAGGCCGTGGAGCAGGACATGGCTCTGTTACGGGAAGAGGTGACCTTGCTCGAATCTTTATGGGAAGGCAATGCGCCTCAGGTCTTGGCGACTCTGGAGGATTTCGCCAAGCTCAATCCGACGCCTGagaggagcagcggcacgcGGGTGCCGCAGGCACTCAGTGGTAGTTCATACGTACAGGTGCTGGCGCAGAACATCAAGGGCATCCAGACAACGCGGGATCtactcggcgacgaggccaagagCCTGGCACCCGTCCAGGACGCTCTCGAGGAGCACCTTGGAGAGTTTGTGCAGACAGCGCCAGGAAGGGTCAAGGGGTGGGAGGACGAGTACGAAAAGGTGGTGGGCAagcggccgagctggtcaAGCGCCTGA
- the CYS17 gene encoding Cysteine synthase (COG:E~EggNog:ENOG503NW4Y) translates to MFRHSARRLAVAAAKAAEPSAYTLAVSKAQGIAKGLTGAIGNTPLIRLNRLSDETGCEVLGKAEFMNPGGSVKDRAALYVVKDAEERGLLRPGGTVVEGTAGNTGIGLAHVCRSRGYKLVIYMPDTQSQGKIDLLRLLGAEVYPVPAVAFDNPQNYNHQARRHAERLDNAVWTNQFDNTANRRAHIETTGPEIWAQTGGRVDAFTCATGTAGTLAGVTRYLKDASGGRVKSFLADPPGSVLHSYISSGGKLIERTGSSITEGIGQGRITDNLQPDIGLVDGSLHISDEKSIEMVYRCLDEEGLYLGASSSLNVVAAKEVAEKLGKGHTVVTMLCDGAYRYADRLFSRKWLSEKKLLGAIPKHLEKYIVLP, encoded by the exons ATGTTCCGACACAGCGCGCGGaggctggccgtggccgcggccaaggcagCAGAGCCGAGCGCGTACACGCTGGCCGTGTCCAAGGCGCAGGGCATCGCCAAGGGGCTGACAGGAG CCATCGGCAACACGCCCCTCATCCGCCTCAACCGGCTCTCCGATGAGACGGGCTGCGAGGTGCTGGGCAAGGCCGAGTTCATGAACCCCGGCGGGTCCGTCAAGGACCGGGCGGCGCTGTACGTGgtcaaggacgccgaggagcgcgggCTCCTGCGGCCGGGGGGCACCGTGGTGgagggcacggcgggcaACACGGGCATCGGGCTGGCGCACGTGTGCCGGTCGCGCGGATACAAGCTCGTCATCTACATGCCCGACACGCAGTCGCAGGGCAAGAtcgacctgctgcgcctgttgggcgccgaggtgtaccccgtgcccgccgtcgcctttgACAACCCGCAAAACTACAACCACCAGGCGCGCCGGCACGCCGAGCGCCTCGACAACGCCGTCTGGACGAACCAGTTCGACAACACGGCCAACCGCCGCGCGCACATCGAGACGACGGGGCCCGAGATCTGGGCGCAGACCGggggccgcgtcgacgccttcACCTGCGCCAccggcacggcgggcaccCTTGCCGGCGTCACGCGCTACCTCAAGGACGCGTCAGGCGGCCGCGTCAAGagcttcctcgccgacccgCCCGGCAGCGTGCTGCACTCGTACATCAGCTCCGGCGGCAAGCTGATTGAGCGCACGGGGTCGAGCATCACCGAGGGTATCGGCCAGGGCCGCATCACGGACAACCTGCAGCCCGACattggccttgtcgacggctCGCTGCACATCTCGGACGAGAAGAGCATCGAGATGGTCTACCgctgcctcgacgaggaggggctCTACCTTGGCGCCAGCTCGTCTCtcaatgtcgtcgccgccaaggaggtgGCTGAGAAGCTCGGCAAGGGACACACCGTTGTGACAATGCTCTGCGACGGTGCCTACCGCTACGCCGACCGCCTCTTCTCCCGCAAGTGGCTGTCCGAGAAGAAGCTACTCGGTGCGATCCCCAAACACCTGGAAAAATATATAGTGCTGCCATAG
- a CDS encoding 3-hydroxyphenylacetate 6-hydroxylase (COG:Q~TransMembrane:1 (i25-43o)~EggNog:ENOG503NY42) — MPLVSAAISEIQARILTIDSDRNRLYLSFVLLGSLLCLTFYLASPSRASPLKQFSGPYGWPIVGNFLSIYRQRTEKIYLEWASKHGDVFKIHLGYTPALVINSAASAKEILGRNSQAVASRPSFYTFHTIVSKDLGTTIGASKLNSSLKHTRKEIASEGSKPALKTRLRDIDLETRHLMRDLVTHCDAGQTPVDMYMFISRLGLSLMMTLCYGRRMHLDDPLTAEIIDVEDQLLGLRSPSGNYLDYLPFLRKLPSTPLARRAASLRDRRDAYVLRLKEEVDEKITMGTYVPCLYTKNHFSPHPLSSSEVSMILVTLVSSGLATATNTVRWCMTLLATRPDLQDAAYKAIREVYPTDREAFEAIVKDEEEVPYISALVRETLRVYSPARVSLPRASVQEFQYQGKTVPADVMIIHNAWGCNMDPRAYGDPEIFRPERWIENPDLPLFSFGLGYRMCPSLHFALREVYTMLMRIIVTFSVSGAGVLDPHPISGCGSAPNLVTGPENAKLFLKPRDSSGIESILASYDD; from the exons ATGCCTTTGGTTTCTGCGGCCATATCTGAGATTCAAGCCCGAATTCTCACAATTGATTCCGATAGAAACCGTCTCTACCTATCTTTTGTTCTGCTAGGCTCCCTCCTCTGCTTGACTTTTTACCTGGCATCTCCCTCCCGTGCGTCCCCTCTGAAGCAGTTCTCGGGCCCATATGGCTGGCCCATAGTTGGAAACTTTCTGTCAATCTACCGTCAGCGCACAGAGAAGATATACTTGGAGTGGGCATCCAAGCATGGAGACGTGTTCAAGATTCATCTTGGGTACACACCCGCCCTGGTGATCAATTCTGCGGCTTCCGCAAAAGAAATTCTTGGACGAAACTCGCAAGCTGTGGCATCGCGACCCTCCTTTTACACGTTCCACACT ATTGTCTCCAAGGATTTAGGAACTACTATTGGCGCCTCAAAGCTCAACAGCAGCCTGAAGCACACCCGCAAAGAGATTGCGTCGGAAGGGAGTAAGCCAGCACTTAAAACGCGCCTGCGCGATATTGACCTAGAGACGCGTCATTTGATGCGGGATCTCGTCACGCATTGCGATGCTGGCCAAACCCCGGTTGATATGTACATGTTCATCTCAAGGCTGGGGCTGAGCCTGATGATGACGTTATGTTACGGCCGGCGAAtgcacctcgacgaccctCTCACGGCCGAGATCATCGATGTGGAAGACCAACTCCTAGGCCTACGCAGCCCCTCGGGAAATTACCTTGACTATTTACCATTTCTGCGTAAATTGCCGTCTACTCCACTCGCCCGGAGAGCCGCGAGTCTAAGAGACCGCCGAGATGCATATGTGTTGAGATTGAAAGAGGAGGTTGACGAGAAAATCACGATGGGCACATACGTCCCATGCCTTTACACCAAAAATCACTTTAGCCCCCATCCACTCAGCTCTAGCGAAGTGTCAATGATTCTGGTTACCCTTGTGTCGTCAGGGctcgcgacggcgacgaacaCGGTGCGATGGTGTATGACGCTGCTAGCAACTCGACCGGACCTGCAAGACGCCGCCTACAAGGCAATCCGTGAAGTATACCCGACCGACCGGGAGGCTTTTGAAGCCATTGTgaaagacgaagaagaggtcCCTTATATCTCCGCGCTTGTACGCGAGACTCTTCG TGTATATTCTCCAGCGAGGGTCTCTCTTCCCCGAGCCAGTGTGCAAGAATTTCAGTACCAAGGAAAGACCGTCCCGGCCGATGTCATGATCATTCACAATGCTTGGGGTTGCAATATGG ATCCCCGTGCATATGGCGATCCAGAAATCTTTCGCCCTGAGCGGTGGATTGAGAATCCCGACCTCCCACTGTTCAGCTTCGGGCTAGGCTATCGCATGTGCCCCTCACTGCACTTTGCGCTTCGGGAAGTTTACACGATGTTGATGCGAATCATCGTGACATTTTCAGTTTCAGGCGCTGGGGTTCTTGATCCCCACCCAATATCGGGCTGCGGATCGGCACCGAATCTTGTCACGGGGCCGGAAAACGCAAAACTATTCCTTAAACCCAgggacagcagcggcatcgAAAGCATCCTAGCCTCTTACGACGACTAG